The Synechocystis sp. PCC 6714 genome includes the window AAATTTCACTTAGATCCACCCAACGCAAATCCTGCCCCACTAAATCCGCCGCCACTAGCATTACTCCTAAGTTAATAACCCTTAGGCCATGGATGCGGTCTTCTTGGTAGCCCCCCATACCATCAAAAATGGGGCGACCAAGGTAATAGTCCCGTTTTAGGGGGGTAAGCAGTCGGGATTGGGAAAGAAATCGCAAAATTTTGGCTTTCCCACCGGAATCCACACTGGCCAGGATGGCCGCCGTTCTGCCTTCGGCAAAGGCCCTTTCTTGGGGCCAATCTTCCAACATGCCTTGATCACTTAAAGCTAGTTCCGATATACCTTGAAAGTAGGCATCAATGGTTTGTTGTTGGGTGATGCGATTTTGTTGAATAGTTAAGTCTTTAGAAATGACGTATTGTTGCCAGGCAACATACACCGCTAGCACGGCGATCATAATTTGTCCCAGGGCCCCTACCCATTCTGCCCAGGAACCAAATTCATCGTATTTAAATTGGTTGAGCCAATATTTGGCGGAACGATAAATACCTAAATAGTGGGCCAAAGCGGCGATCGCCAGGACAAAACCGAGACCCCCCAAGAGAGAACGCCGTTCTTGGACAGTGAGATAGTGCTGTACCCAGGATCTGATGGTGGGCAGGATAACCTGGAGGGAAAACATCAGCGCCAATATTGCCGAAGTAAATCCCAACCAAAGCCAGTGGAAAATTAATCCCAGTCCCATAGCTCCCACCGTTACGAGTAGCAGCCAGGGCATAGCCGGATCGATGGATTCTTGAAACACCCATTGGGGTAAAGAGCGGCGCGGCGGACTACTTTCCCCTGGTCCTAGGGCTGGAGGCAAATCGGGAAACTCGTTGGGCATAGCCAAAACATTGAGGACAAGGGCAATTGCTAGGATTTTACTGGATACCAGCGGTGGTTATCCAAGGCGAAGATCGCTGTGAGGAGTTCTTTGGGCTCATGCACCAAAAAGTCCGGCTTATACTCCTGTAAAATTGCCGGGGGACTAAATCCCCAAGCAACGGAAATCATGGTTAACTTACTTTTCTTGGCCGCACTGATGTCCCTAGTTTCGTCCCCCACATAAACCACTTCATGGGCTTTGAAATTATGTTCCTTCAGCACCCGGTTAATGATGCGATTTTTGCCAAACAAGGTGGTGCCCGCCTTAACAAAATCGAACATATGCTCTAATCCGTTGTTGCGTAAAAATATTTGCACGTTATCACCCAAGTTGGAGGTGACAATGCCCAGGGTATAACCCTTTCCCTTAAGAATTGTCAGCACTTCTTTCACGTCTCCATAGGGCTTGAGGTCTTTAATTTCCTTGCCCAGTTCTTTTTTAAAACGTTTAAGAATAAAAGGGATTTTAAACGGAGAAACTTGGGAATACTTGATAATTTCCGACGAACTTAGTTGCTTGAGTCGGGCCAACTCTGCTTGGTCCACCGCCGGATAGCCAAACTCATCCGCCAAGCGATTGACGATGGCAAAAAAGGCATCGTGGGTATCGGCAATGGTACCGTCAAAATCAAACAATACAGCTTTAATGGCCATGGTGAAGAGGGCGGGCCAACTATTTGGTCAGTCCTTCATTGTAGATTAGCCCGGGCGTTCCGCCGTAACATAGCAGGCTTTATTCTCCTCAGGGCTGAGGCGGTGAATTGCTTTTGCCAATCCATTTCATTGATCTGGGCCAGGGCTTGTAAATCCGGGTTGAGATTTCCTGGATAGGGATGAAAATCTTCCACATCCGTTACCTGGGCAAAACGCTCATTCCAGGGACACACATCTTGGCAAATGTCACACCCTGCCACCCAACCTTGTAAATTGTTAGCGATCGCCGTTGGCAGAGTTTCGGCGCGGTTTTCAATGGTGTGGTAAGCAATACATTTATTACTGTCCACCACAAAAGGCTTGACAATGGCCTGGGTAGGACAAGCTTCCAGACAACGGGTGCAGGTGCCACAATGGTGACCGTGGGGGCGATCGCCAGCGAGGGGGAGGTTAGTGACAATTTCCCCCAAAAACAACCAACTGCCATAATCTCGACTGATTAAATTGCCGTTTTTCCCTACCCAACCTAGGCCGGCCCGTTCCGCCCAAGCCTTATCCTGAATGGGCCCGGTGTCAACGTAATAACGGCTGAGTAAATCTGGTACCTGTTGTTCCAGCCAGAAATTGAGAGCTTTGAGCTTTTTGGTCAACACCCGATGATAATCCCTTCCCCAGGCATAGCGGGAAATTTTGCCATGGACTGGATCCCCACTGCGACGGTGGGAAGTGTAATAGTTCAGGGCCACCGCAATCACCGATTGAGCCGACGGTAATAGCTCCCTAATATCTTGCCGTTTGGGGTTAGCCATCCAGGCCATGTCGGCGTTGTAACCCAGGGCTAACCAATTTTCCAACCGTTGGACAGCCAGATCACTTTCCGTTCCCGACACCGAAGCAATGCCCACCCGATGGAAACCGATCGCCAAGGCTTGGGCTTTAATGTGTTCCTCTAGGGGAGTTTGGGACATGACCTTAGCCTAAAAAAGTGAACACTGGGTTCACCCCATCTGGGATTGGAGATAGTTTTGCAGACCAATTTTTTCAATTAGACCCAACTGTTTTTCCAGCCAATAGGCGTGGTCTTCCTCCGTATCCGCCAAAATTTTCAACAGTAGATCCCGGCTTTGATAATCCTGTTCTTGTTCACAAACCGCCATGGCTTCTTTGAGATTAGCAATGACCTGATACTCGTAATCCAGATCGTATTGCAACATTTCCGGCACCGTTTTACCCACCCGGATGGGGTCCTGCTGGGAAAGATCCGGGGTTTCTTCCAAAAATAAAATGCGCTCAATCAGCATGCTGGCATGGGCCGTTTCGTCATGCATTTCGTGGTCAATGCGGCTGTAGAGCTTTTGTAGACCCCAATCTTGGTACATGCGGGAATGGATGAAATACTGGTCCCTAGCGGCCAGTTCCCCCCGCAATAGCTTGTGGAGTTGGGCGAGGACGGCGGGTTTACCTTTCATAATCAAATTCCTTGACAATCGATTGGGCTAATCTGATTTTAGCCGTTAATCAGCGTCTGGGTCGTTGAGGCTTGATGGGGAAGCAGAGCAATTCTAGTTTCGCCGGTGCAAAGATCAAAGCCGACTGCGGAGGGTAAATTCATAATCGCCACCGGGTTCCAACTGATAATCACTGCGCTCTAAAAAACGCCCTAGGGGTTCAAAAATGAGCGATCGCCCTAGGGAAGGTTGCACCCGCAATTTACCGCCCCGAAAATTCCAGTGGAATTGCCATTCATAGTCCCCGGCCCGTACTTCCCCTGCCATAAAACCTCCGGGCCAGGAATGGGCAGTCACTCTTAGGTGGGCTTTGGTTTGGGGCATGGGCAGAGAAATTAGGCAATGGATTGAACGATGGGGAGAAAAATGATGTCTGAAAACTGCCTTTAGTTAATGGGGGATTGGGGGTCGAGATTTTCGGTTTTAGTCTCAGGACGACCAAACATATCGTCCAATAAACTGTACAAAACCGGTACTACCACCAAACTGAGCACCGAAGAAGTAAATAAACCCCCAATGATGGCGATCGCCATGGGTTGTCTGAGTTCTGCTCCGGCTCCTAGACCTAGGGCTAGGGGAAGCATGCCCAAAATAGTGGAACTGGTGGTCATCAAAATGGGCCGCAGACGGACATGGCCCGTTTGTAAAAGAGCGTCCCGCCGGGATAAACCCTGATGCCGCAGTTGATTAGCGTAATCAATTAGCAAAATGGCGTTTTTATCCAACAACCCTAGGAGAAAAATTAACCCAATTAGAGAAATCATGCCAAATTCGCTCTGGGTTAACAACAGTCCTAACATGGCCCCGACAATGGATAAGGGCAAGGAGAGTAGCACCACCATGGGTTCTAGCAGGCGGCGGAATAGTCCCAGAAAAATGGCCGCCATACCCAAAATGGAAAGCCCAAAAGCAAGGGCAAATTCCCGAAACACCGAACCGACCCGGGCCGATTCCCCCTGGATGCTCAGTGCTACCCCTTCCGGCAATAATCCTTCGGCGATCGCCGTTACCTGTTGGGTTAAATCCCCCAGGGCTGAGTCGGGCAAAAGGGAGGCATTGAGATAAACCGCCCGTTGTCCCCGTAGACGGACAATGCCAGTACTTTCAGGTTCGGCCCCCGTTAATGTGACCTGGGTTAATCCTGGCAAGGCCGCCACCTTTTCCCGCAGCGTTTCCCCGGTGGCCTGTAAAACGTCCAAGTCTTCCCCCAGCAGAGCCAGCTTCAGGGGCGTATCATCCCCCGTTTGCACAAAGAGGATATTTTCCACCCTGGTGGTCACCCTGGGAATTGCCGGCAGAGTTTCCCGCACTTCCGTTTGCACCGTTTGGGTTGTCCCCTGGCGATCGCCCTTGAGTTTGACGTAAATTTTGCCCTGGAGGGGATTGCCCTGGGTTCCCACCACCGTAAACGTTTCCGCCACCGCTGGATTTTCTAAAATGGGTGGTTCCAATTGTTCAGCCACCCGTCGCCCCCGCCGTAACAACACTGCTTCTGGATTAACAGCTAATTGATCGATCCAGCTGAAAGCTCCTCCGGTTCCTTCTCCATTGCCTCCACTAGCGCTGGGGGGAGCAGATAAAGCCCCGGCAATTTTGGGCGGTGCGGATTGAAAAATAACGTTAAACTCTCCCCGGTCAAGGTTGGGAATAAAACCCTGGGGAATGAGGGGAATAATGGCCAAGCCCCCCATTAAGCTAGCTAGAGCCAGGACAATAATCCACCAGCGGTGCCCCAATGACCAAGCCAAAATCCGTTGGTAACGATCGCCGAAGGCATCTAAACCGCGACTGAACCAAGAAGTTGAGCGTTGGGGTTGAGGTCTTAACCACAGCACTGTCAACACGGGGGATAGGGTGCGAGCCACTAATAGGGAAACTAGCACAGCGGCGGAGACGGTGACCGCAAAGGGAAAGAAAAATTCCCCCAGGGTTCCCCCCAGCAGAGCTATGGGCAAAAACACCACCACAATGGAAAAAGTTGTGGCAGATACGGTCAGACCAATTTCCTGGGTGCCATTTTTGGCCGCCCTCTTCGGTGGCTCCCCTGCTTCAACGTGGCGGGCAATGTTTTCCACATCGACAATGGCATCGTCCACCACAATGCCGATAATTAATGCCAAAGCCAACAGAGTCAGGGTTTCCAGGTTAAAACCCAGCACCGCCATGACAATAAACGTTCCCAGCAAAGAAAGGGGAATGGCGATCGCCGAAATTAAAGTGGCCCAGATGCTACGGAGAAAAGGATAGATAATCAAAACCGCCAGCAGGATCGCCCCCAACAAAGCGTCAATGGTGGCCTGGGTTGCTTCCCGGATGTAACCCGCTGTGGTTTCCGCCTCAATGAACTCTAACTGGGGAAAATTCGGAGTCTGCTGGGCAATTAACTGCTCCACCCGGTTTACCACTTCCAAGGTATTGGCCTGGGCTGTTTTGACCATCTGCACCGCCAACACATCCTGGCCATTGTGGCGGGTTAACGTGGGGGGATTAATGGTTTGTGCCGCCGATGCCTTGATCCCTGGGGGGCGAAAATTGGCATCCCCCAGTAGATCCACCCTTAATACTCCATCAATACCCTGTAGCTGAGGTATGATTTTTTCCCGCAACGGCCCGGCCATTTCCTCCAGAGATAACTGCTCGGATGCAACGGCATAGGTCACCGCCACCGATTCATTGAGGTTATAGGGGGACACCGTCATATCACTGTCGGCCGGCAACATCACTCCCCGCAAAGATTGCTCCACCGCTGTGGTGGCTTCTTCCAGGGACTGGCCCATCAGAAAAATTACCGAAACCACCGTTTGCCCGGGATAGGTGAAAGATTGCACATCCGCATCGGCGATGGTGAGCAGTTTTTCCTCTAGGGGAACGGTCAATTTCTGCTCCGTTTGGGTCAAATCCAACCCGGTGCCACTGCTTTGAACAATGACCACCGGAAAACTCACCTCCGGAAACAGGGCATATTTAAGGGAGCTAAAAGCCAATAGCCCCGCCACGGCGATCGCCAACCAAAAACCAATGGTGAACCGGGGATGGTCAATGGCCCAATGGGAAAGATTCCAGCGGGGAGCACGGGGGGACTGCATCGAGGGAATTCCTAAAATTTTTGGCGGAGGTTAGTGCAAAACAGATCAATTTGCACCTCGGCTAATCTAGCAGAACATGGCCTGGGTCAATCTTTCCCTATGGATTGTCTTGGGGCCGGAACAGTTAAGGCTGAGGAAAATCTGCTACCATCACCGAGAAGATCAACCCATCCCCCTTCCGAACCAGCTTTTCCATAAACCGTTGTGATTTTTGAGCAGGGCATTGAAATTAACGCTAGTGCCACAGTGGTGGAACGGTGTTTCACTGATTTGGAGCTGATGCAACTCTGGCTCAATCCCGTCTTGCGTTGTGAACCCATCGGCCAATGGTCCACGGCGATCGGCGGCCGCAGTCGTTTCACGATCCAGATTCCTCTGCTCAAACCCAGCCTTAAAAGTGTGGTGGTGGAGCGATCGCCAGGGTTAGTGGTGTGGCAGTTTAAAGGATTTTTCCAGGGGCAAGACCGCTGGGAGTGTCGTCCCCTAAAAGAAGGCACCTATTTGCTGAACCGATTCGAATTTACAGTACCTAATCCCATTGTCCAATGGGGTTTTCAGACCTTTGCCGCCCGCTGGACCAGTGCGGATATGCAAGCCCAACTGCGGCGTTTAAAACAAGTGGCAGAAAGGGAATATATCAACAGTGGCCTGCATAATTAGCCCATATTGACAGCGAGTTTGGTAGAAAAATTTGCATAAGCCTATCCCTGCCCAATCTGGTTATACCCTGCCCGTGTTTGCCTGTGCGGCGGCGATCGCCGCTGTGGAGACCCTATTAACAGGTAACTGTCCAGATGTGGTTAGGTTAGATTTATTGGAACCCGCCGTAATAGCAGAAATCCCGGTTGAGCAGGGGGCCTTACTAGATAACCAAAGGGCGTTGGCCATTACCCGCAGTGAACCGGGGGACAACTTGGATCTAACTCGCCATACCCCTGTTTGGGCAGAAGTGGCATTTACCCCGGGACGGGGAGAATTAATCATTAAAGGGGGAGAGGGTATTGGCAAACAGATCAATAAAAATGATGAAGCGGCCATTTACAGTTATGCCCAACGACTCCTAGGCCAGCATTTGCAACCTTACCTAGATGGGGAGCACAATCTAACAGTTACCTTAATTTTGCCCTTTGGTCGTACATTAGCTACCCGCACATCCAACTCAGCTTTTGGCGTAGTGCAAGGTCTTTCCCTCCTGGGAACCAGTGGTGTTGCCCAACCCCTAAGCGCCCCGGAACAATTGGCGGATTTCCAGCAAAAATTGCAAAATTTAGCCCGCCGACAGCGATGTTTAGTTTTTTGTCTAGGGGAAAATGGTTTAGATTTAGCTCGACAATGGGGCGTCCAGCCGGATCAAATGATTAAAACGGCCAATTGGTTGGGGTCCATGCTGGTGTCAGCGGCAGAAGCGGCAGTAGCGGAAATTTTCCTTTTGGGTTACCACGGCAAATTAATCAAACTGGCAGGGGGCATTTTCCACACCCATCATTATCTGGCCGATGCCCGTTTGGAAATTCTCACCGCCCAGGCTGTACAAGCGGGCTTACCCTATCCCCTAGTGGCGGAACTTGGCCAAGGGGCCACCACCGAAGCAGGGTTAAAACGATTACGCCATTGGCAAACGGAGCAAAATTATCCTTGGGTTGATGTCATTTACCAAGCCATTGCTGAAACCATCGATCGCCGTTCTGAAGAATATGTTTATAAACTTAGCCAACGCCGTCTCAAAGTAGGGAGCTTACTGTTTGATGGCGATCGCCAACCCGTGGCGATTAGTGCCCAGGGTCAAACCATAATGCAAAGCTTGGGGCTAAGCATATCGAACAAATATTAGTAACTCACTCTTCGACGAGTGGTGGTTCAATTTCCTCTACCATTTCCTCTTCCTGCACTGTCTCAATTTCATCGATGGCTGCTTCATCAATGGTTTCAACTGGTTGAGCCGGTTCGGATATTTCCCCGGACTCTGACCCTAGTTCCGCTGCTTGGGGTTCCGACAACAACGGCGAAGTGGGCTCTAATGCATTTTCCTCAATACTTTCTGGAGCAATGGGCACATCCGTCGCCGATTCGACAGGGGTAGATGTGGGAGCCTCTTCCAATTCTAATGTGGTTTCAGTTCTCTCAATTTCATCGATGGCTGCTTCATCAATGGCTTCAACGGGTTGATCCGGTTCGGACAATTCCACCTCCTCTTCTAGAGGTAAAGGCTCGGAGGCAGTTTCTATTTCCACCAATTCTTCCGTTTCTTCCGTAGGTGATATGCCAAAGGGCAGTTTCAAACCGACAATTTCGTAAGCCTCTGCCACAGGTAGATCCCCTCGCATTAAACGCGAAAAAGCATCTTGACCATCGGGCTGATAATTAATCACCCGCACCGTGTTGTTGAAACGGTTAGGTACCAGATTACCCCCTTCATCGATGAATTCCAACTTGAGCCAATTTTCCCCAGTTTCAAAACCCTCCAGATAAACGGGCTGCCACTGGTCCACCAGAAAGCTTTGATTGTTAACGGTGACTCGAATACGCCAATCGTTCAAGTCGGGGTCATTTGCGGCGGCAATGTGGAGGGGGGCGTTGGTCAGGTAATAGTCCAAAAGAATTGGTTCAGCACCGTAATCCCCTTTGGGACGACTATAGGTTAATAGGGGTAAATCGGGGTCGGGATTGTTGCTATCGGTTTTGGTCAGAACGTGGAACGTCACCTGGGCGTAGGCCCCATCATTTTTATAACTTTCATGCCAGGGGCGAACAGGAAAGGCCCTGAGGGTATGGGTACCCGGCTCCAAATCCTCTAGAACAATGGGTTGGTCTAGGTTGTAAATGGCCCGGTAGGGTTCGTTATCGAGAATTAAGTGGACGTGGGCCCGGAGAGGAACGCTGTCATCGTTGCTCAGGGGTAGGTCTTCTGCTTGGAGTTGCACCGTCACCGTTGTTTTTTTGATCACCGTGTCCGGAGCGGGGGAAACAATTTTTAGTTGGGGTTGGTACTGATTAAAACTGGGGGCCAACGCCTGCAACGCTTTAGGGGGGGAGACCTCCCGCAGATTACCCACTTGCACTGGCTCACTTGTTTTCACCAAGGGTGGTGGCTCCGATGCCGACAGGGATTGACAGCCCCCCAAACCAATGGCGATCGCCAGCAGAAATATGGCCGCTATGGCAAGGGCTCCAAAACGATACCTCCGCCCGCTGTGGTTATCTTTAATTCGCCAATGGCGATCAAGCACGGCGTTAATCCCCTCTAATTGTTGATGGTTAATATTATTGATCTAGTTACTGATCTAACCAATATTTGCCTGCGGTCTCCCGATTTTCCACCTTGGGCAGTCCCATGCTGTAATTCAACACCCGACAGTCCAGGTTGTAGCTAATTTTTCCCTGTTGCAGTAGGTCACGAATGAAATGTTCCAAATCTGAGCCAATGCGTCGCAAATTGTAATCCGTTAAATCTTCGCCGCCGTAGGATTCCACCAACCCATCAAAACGACGATAAACCTGCTGCAGAGCGTCCTCATTCCAAATAAATTCGTTATCGGGGTCCACATCCATAGTGAGGACATTATCACTAGGAATCAATTCATTGCCTTGGACTTCAGCGGTAAAAATGCGAATGTGACGGGTGGTCGATTTAACAAGCATGGCAGTCAATTAGGCCTCTGGAGGTCAAAAGTAATTGTAGACAAATTTGCCCAGGGGTGGCGACTGGGTAGGAAAGAAACCCAGCCTAACCCCATTCCCACAGTAGATTCCCTGAGTGAGTAGGCTCTGATTTAGTACTATTTATAGTTTTTGACGCACTCTTCCACCAGGGGCAGTACCGCATCCACATCTTTCCATCCCAGGATTTCCGTCACCTTTTTCTCTAGGTTTTTATAGGAACGGAAAAATTCGGCGATTTCGTCTAAACGGTGACCCGCCAGGTCATTGATGGATTTAACGTAGGTGTAACGGGGGTCCTTATCGGGAACACAGAGAATTTTTTCATCCCGATCGCCGCCGTCAATCATTTCCAACATACCAATGGGTCGAGCGGCAATGACGCAACCGGGGAAGGTGGGTTGATCCATAATCACCATGCCATCCAAGGGGTCACCATCATCGGCGAGGGTATTGGGGATAAAACCGTAATCGTAGGGGTAATGTACCGAAGAGTAGAGTACCCGGTCGAGGGCAAAGCAATTCAAATCTTTGTCGAACTCATATTTATTTTTGCTCCCTGCGGGAATTTCGATCAACACATTGATCAAACTGGCTTTGGGCTGGGCAGGAATACGGCTTAGGTCCACAATTTTTCTCCAACAAAGTACAAAAGAGTCACAACAAAATGGGGTCGAAACCCGATCGCATTTTACTCGCTGGGCTCCCCCCGCACTAGGGGAACCTCCGGCATTTCCCTTTGGCTCTTCCCAGGCCATAATGAATCCGTTGCCCATTCCTGATTGATCATTTTCTATGACCCTTTTTTCCCATTCATCGCCATCCACTGCTTTAACGGTGCCGAGCCTGGGGAAATTGGACAATATCGAGCTTTCCCTAGTTTTGCCCACCTACAACGAAGGGGAAAATATCCAAGCCATGGTGGCAACCCTGGTGGAACTGTTGGAACACGGTTGGTCTGGAAAATATGAGTTGATTGTGGTGGACGATGACAGCCCTGATTTGACCTGGAAAATAGCCTTGGAGTTAAGCCAACTCTATCCCCAATTGCAGGTGATCAGAAGGACAGAGAGGCGAGGTTTATCCACAGCGGTGATCACAGGTTGGCAAAGGGCTAGGGGGGAAATTTTGGCGGTTATTGATGCAGATTTGCAGCATCCTCCCCAGGTTTTGTTAGCTCTGTTAGCGGAAATGGAGCGGGGAGCAGATCTTGCTGTTGCTAGTCGTCACCAGCCCGGAGGAGGGGTCAGTCAATGGAGTTTAGTCCGCAGGTTACTATCCCGGGGAGCGCAAATGTTGGGTTTATTAATTCTGCCGGAGGTCATTGGCCGCCTATCGGATCCCATGAGTGGTTTTTTTGTGGTTAGGCGTCAGGCGATCGCCAATTGTCCCTTAAGCCCCGTGGGTTACAAAATTTTGATCGAAGTGGCGGCCCGGGGAAGAATCCATTGGTTGGCAGAAGTGGGCTATGTTTTTCGGGAACGGCGATCGGGGCAAAGTAAAGTTACCTGGCGCCAGTATGTGGAATATCTCCAACACCTGTTGAAATTGAGACTGTCCCTTTCCTCGCGGTTTTTGCAATTTTGCGCCGTGGGATTGACCGGGGTCGGGGTGGATATGTTGATTCTATTTATGCTCACCGAACCATCCATGGGGGACTTGCCCCTGAGCCGCAGCAAAATCATCGCTTCCCAATTAGCAATTCTCAACAATTTTTTTTGGAATGACCGTTGGACTTTCCGGGACCTAACCCAAGGCCAAAAAAGTTCGTCCCAAACAGCCAAACGTTTGCTCAAATTTAATTTAATTTGTTGGGCTGGATTGGGAATTAATCTAATGTTGTTAAATATCTTCTTCAACTTTTTGCATTTCAATACTTACCTGGCCAATGCCCTGGCGATCGCCCTAGTCACAATTTGGAACTTTTGGTTTAACGTCAAACTCAGTTGGCGGGTAACCGATGTCAACCATCAACTCCATTGAACCTACTCTAAGGAGAGTTAAGCGAATAAAGCAAAACCCATTGGGTCTTGGGAAATTAGAAAACCATTTCTTAACCCATGGGCAAAGTTGCTACAAACAATACAAGCAAAAACTAATCAATTAATCTTCCCAGGAACTACTCATCCGGCTCGATGGTGCTAGAAAGTCCATGGCTCCGTAGGGTTTCACAGTAGAACTCAGCGTGTTCCAACTCACAGGTAATCACCAAAGACATACCGTTAACATGGGCTTCCATCATAATATCCACCGCTTGGGGCTGGGTCATACCCGCCACCGTTTGGATCAAAGTCTGCACCACATGCTCCATTGAGTTGAAATCATCGTTGTGCAGTAAAACCCGGTAACGGGGTGCGTGTTTACGGATTGTGCTATTGCTGGGCTTGTTTAAAACTTCGGTCGCCATCATTTACCTCCCTGGACGAAAACGGAGAAACGTCAGATTCCCTAAGATTATAGCCAATTACCCCTTTAGGTCATACACCATTGCCTAGTTTCAAGTGCCCAAAGATGGAGTCTTGCGCCCTCAATTTTTACTTTTGGAGTAACATTACCCCCGGGTCGGCAAGTGGGAGAAAGGATTAGACCATGCACCCCGTCAAGACTCTGGGATAAAGAAAAAAGGAAATGACTATGCTCCTAGCTGGAAATTATCAAAAATAGACCAACTGATACCATCAAGCCGCCGGCCAGATAGTTAATTATTTGCTTATTTTTCTTTTTGATAAGTAACGTTGACCGGTCAGCAAGGAAAGCATAAAACAGCTTCACCCCTCCCACTGTTACAGCCGCAGTTAACAATATAACTACCGTATCCAGATAGGCCACATTATTGACGTCAACGAAAATGGGTAAAAATCCTAGATAAAAAAAGACAGCTTTCTGATCCGCCAGGGTAATTAATAGACCAGTCAAAAAGCTAGACGATAGGGATTTAGCATCGACTTTGATTAAATTACTATCATAAACCTTGGCCCTGAGGGTATTAACTCCCATCAGAATTAGATAAATTCCACCGATATATTTTACGACGATAAAAAATTCCCCCATTGTCTGTTCTAGAAAAGACAATCCCCAGAGGGCAATCAGAATAAAAAGCATATCCCCCAAAACAATGCCTAGGGTGGTAAACAATCCGTGGATAAACCCACCGCTGGCACTTTTGCTAGAAACGGTCAACACGCTCAGGCTGGGAATGGACGAAAGTATCACCATTGCACCAAATAAGCCGATTATGTTAGACCAATCCATGGTTAACTGCATGGCTATTTTGCGTTAGAAAGCATAGGGAAAAATCAGCTACTTCTGAGGATTTCTAGGGTCACATCTCCATCAAAATCGGGAATGGGAGCTTGGCATTTGGTCAGAGCAACTTTAACTT containing:
- a CDS encoding efflux RND transporter permease subunit, which produces MQSPRAPRWNLSHWAIDHPRFTIGFWLAIAVAGLLAFSSLKYALFPEVSFPVVIVQSSGTGLDLTQTEQKLTVPLEEKLLTIADADVQSFTYPGQTVVSVIFLMGQSLEEATTAVEQSLRGVMLPADSDMTVSPYNLNESVAVTYAVASEQLSLEEMAGPLREKIIPQLQGIDGVLRVDLLGDANFRPPGIKASAAQTINPPTLTRHNGQDVLAVQMVKTAQANTLEVVNRVEQLIAQQTPNFPQLEFIEAETTAGYIREATQATIDALLGAILLAVLIIYPFLRSIWATLISAIAIPLSLLGTFIVMAVLGFNLETLTLLALALIIGIVVDDAIVDVENIARHVEAGEPPKRAAKNGTQEIGLTVSATTFSIVVVFLPIALLGGTLGEFFFPFAVTVSAAVLVSLLVARTLSPVLTVLWLRPQPQRSTSWFSRGLDAFGDRYQRILAWSLGHRWWIIVLALASLMGGLAIIPLIPQGFIPNLDRGEFNVIFQSAPPKIAGALSAPPSASGGNGEGTGGAFSWIDQLAVNPEAVLLRRGRRVAEQLEPPILENPAVAETFTVVGTQGNPLQGKIYVKLKGDRQGTTQTVQTEVRETLPAIPRVTTRVENILFVQTGDDTPLKLALLGEDLDVLQATGETLREKVAALPGLTQVTLTGAEPESTGIVRLRGQRAVYLNASLLPDSALGDLTQQVTAIAEGLLPEGVALSIQGESARVGSVFREFALAFGLSILGMAAIFLGLFRRLLEPMVVLLSLPLSIVGAMLGLLLTQSEFGMISLIGLIFLLGLLDKNAILLIDYANQLRHQGLSRRDALLQTGHVRLRPILMTTSSTILGMLPLALGLGAGAELRQPMAIAIIGGLFTSSVLSLVVVPVLYSLLDDMFGRPETKTENLDPQSPIN
- a CDS encoding SRPBCC family protein → MIFEQGIEINASATVVERCFTDLELMQLWLNPVLRCEPIGQWSTAIGGRSRFTIQIPLLKPSLKSVVVERSPGLVVWQFKGFFQGQDRWECRPLKEGTYLLNRFEFTVPNPIVQWGFQTFAARWTSADMQAQLRRLKQVAEREYINSGLHN
- the bfr gene encoding bacterioferritin, encoding MKGKPAVLAQLHKLLRGELAARDQYFIHSRMYQDWGLQKLYSRIDHEMHDETAHASMLIERILFLEETPDLSQQDPIRVGKTVPEMLQYDLDYEYQVIANLKEAMAVCEQEQDYQSRDLLLKILADTEEDHAYWLEKQLGLIEKIGLQNYLQSQMG
- the queG gene encoding tRNA epoxyqueuosine(34) reductase QueG, encoding MSQTPLEEHIKAQALAIGFHRVGIASVSGTESDLAVQRLENWLALGYNADMAWMANPKRQDIRELLPSAQSVIAVALNYYTSHRRSGDPVHGKISRYAWGRDYHRVLTKKLKALNFWLEQQVPDLLSRYYVDTGPIQDKAWAERAGLGWVGKNGNLISRDYGSWLFLGEIVTNLPLAGDRPHGHHCGTCTRCLEACPTQAIVKPFVVDSNKCIAYHTIENRAETLPTAIANNLQGWVAGCDICQDVCPWNERFAQVTDVEDFHPYPGNLNPDLQALAQINEMDWQKQFTASALRRIKPAMLRRNARANLQ
- a CDS encoding pentapeptide repeat-containing protein: MPNEFPDLPPALGPGESSPPRRSLPQWVFQESIDPAMPWLLLVTVGAMGLGLIFHWLWLGFTSAILALMFSLQVILPTIRSWVQHYLTVQERRSLLGGLGFVLAIAALAHYLGIYRSAKYWLNQFKYDEFGSWAEWVGALGQIMIAVLAVYVAWQQYVISKDLTIQQNRITQQQTIDAYFQGISELALSDQGMLEDWPQERAFAEGRTAAILASVDSGGKAKILRFLSQSRLLTPLKRDYYLGRPIFDGMGGYQEDRIHGLRVINLGVMLVAADLVGQDLRWVDLSEIYLIRANLSQVDLVKANLSRTVLYEANLDGADLKGTRLFYGTGDKASPRSRNHIPNYETGEYTGAVVENANFNNVKNMSEEQRCYCCSWGGTLTRKTIPGGCEGIENRLGR
- a CDS encoding HAD-IA family hydrolase, giving the protein MAIKAVLFDFDGTIADTHDAFFAIVNRLADEFGYPAVDQAELARLKQLSSSEIIKYSQVSPFKIPFILKRFKKELGKEIKDLKPYGDVKEVLTILKGKGYTLGIVTSNLGDNVQIFLRNNGLEHMFDFVKAGTTLFGKNRIINRVLKEHNFKAHEVVYVGDETRDISAAKKSKLTMISVAWGFSPPAILQEYKPDFLVHEPKELLTAIFALDNHRWYPVKS
- a CDS encoding DUF3146 family protein; translated protein: MPQTKAHLRVTAHSWPGGFMAGEVRAGDYEWQFHWNFRGGKLRVQPSLGRSLIFEPLGRFLERSDYQLEPGGDYEFTLRSRL